In Dermacentor silvarum isolate Dsil-2018 chromosome 2, BIME_Dsil_1.4, whole genome shotgun sequence, the following proteins share a genomic window:
- the LOC119441851 gene encoding transmembrane protein 19, whose product MLLVILLAVTLPLSLAIWSLSVVSSWYTESVAPPTPLRFFFSAFIPILISAWGYKRKSLDLSGALCGVVVGFVLTLSSYLFLASLFAFFITSSRATKFRSELKRKFEPDHREGGQRNWVQVLCNGGIATEFALLYVLECGMGERLADPSNAWQCTILSLAVLSALAESCGDTWASEFGSVLSRGDPFLITSFQRVPRGTNGGVSLEGLLFSGLGGAFIGLIYYIAMALFVGPSSLQAASAQCLVILVGTLAGFLGSLLDSFLGATLQFSGVHTKTGRIVERPGHNVKRICGANILDNHSVNLLSNLVTAFTVPLISVKLYSFLR is encoded by the exons ATGCTTTTAGTTATCCTGCTCGCTGTGACATTACCTCTATCACTGGCCATTTGGTCCTTGTCAGTAGTTTCATCTTGGTACACAGAAA GTGTAGCGCCGCCCACTCCTCTCCGGTTCTTTTTTTCCGCGTTTATCCCCATTTTAATATCGGCTTGGGGATACAAGAGGAAAAGTCTCGACCTTTCAGGAGCTCTATGTG GTGTGGTGGTCGGTTTCGTATTGACGTTAAGCAGCTACCTTTTCCTAGCGAGCCTCTTCGCCTTCTTTATCACATCCTCTCGAGCAACAAAGTTTAGGTCCGAGCTGAAAAGAAAGTTTGAACCAGACCATAGAGAAG GAGGGCAGCGCAACTGGGTCCAGGTGCTTTGCAATGGTGGTATCGCGACTGAGTTTGCGCTGCTGTATGTGCTGGAGTGTGGGATGGGCGAAAGGCTGGCCGATCCAAGCAATGCCTGGCAGTGCACCATCCTCTCGCTGGCCGTGCTCAGCGCCTTAGCTGAGAGCTGTGGAGACACGTGGGCATCGGAATTTGGTAGTGTGCTCTCCAGGGGAGATCCTTTCCTCATCACGTCATTCCAGAGAGTGCCCAGAG GAACTAACGGGGGCGTTTCCCTGGAGGGCCTGTTGTTCAGCGGCTTGGGTGGGGCCTTCATAGGCCTGATTTACTACATTGCTATGGCTCTGTTTGTGGGTCCGAGCAGCCTACAGGCAGCCTCGGCCCAGTGCCTAGTCATTCTGGTTGGCACCCTGGCGGGCTTCCTCGGATCCCTGCTGGACTCTTTCCTCGGGGCCACTCTGCAGTTCTCAG GTGTGCACACCAAGACAGGCCGGATAGTCGAACGTCCTGGACACAACGTGAAGCGCATCTGTGGTGCCAACATCCTTGACAATCACTCGGTCAACCTTTTGTCCAATCTGGTCACAGCTTTCACAGTACCCTTGATTTCAGTGAAGTTGTATTCATTCCTTCGCTGA